Part of the Acidobacteriota bacterium genome is shown below.
AGGGGATCTGCTCGTGGGTGTTCGCAAGAGCGGGGAGGGAACCCACATCGAGGGAGCTACGGAAATTGAAGGGCAAGCCTTCGATTGGGGCAAGAGCAGATCCCCTGCGAACGACCAAATATCGGACGGGAGCTTGGCGATGAGAAGGCACCCATCCTCGAATTGCCGAACAGCTTGCAGCGGGTGCCCCCGCTGAGCGAGGGAGCAAAGCGCGGCCACGATGGCCCTGCCGGGAGGGATCGAGAGGGTTGCTGACTCCCGCCTTAGCTCGATGTTCCTAACCTGAGATTAGATCTCGGCTGTCACAATTCAGCGAGGCGACACCCAAAGCTCGCCACCCTGAGATCCGCCAACGGAGGAAGCGCCCAAGCGCTTGAGTATACACTTCTCACCAAGATCCATTCGATGACCGGGGAGCGGCAAACTGGAGACCCTCTGCTGATTCCTCGCTCACACACCTAGAAGCCGGCTGGAAGCCGGAGTCCCAGGGTGCAGAAGCCTGAACTCGGGGTTCAGGAAGAGGGAGAGAAGAAACGAGGCCCCACCTTTTGATTCTCAACCCACCCAACCCATCTCCACGCTCCGGCACTGGTCAGCTTGCCCCGAGAATCGGACCATGGCTCCTTGGGTAGGAATGGGAGCAGAGAGATTTCAAGGAATTGCCAAAGATGACGAATTTGCAGACACGATTGCTCGCCCTTCCCCTATCCTTGATCGCCTGCGCGATCATAGCCACGCAGCCTCAAGACGAAGGAATACGGCTCTTCGGTGGGGCTTTGGTTCTCATGGGCCTGACCCTCTTCTTCATAGACCTGAGAGAATCCTACCGAGGGCAGGACCGGTGACGGCAGTCATGCGCTCTGCGAGAGTCCGAGGGGCTTCTGCGACCAAGCGCCAATGAAGCAACGAGCCCCAATCTGATAGGCACTGAGGGGGGAGGAAACGATGAACGCACAACACTACGGCCTGCCGCTGGGAAGTGAGCTGGTCCGCGAGATCTGGGTGACCCCGAAGAATACTGCTTACCGGTACTACACGCTCTATAGCCTTGGCGTCGGAGAGGTGAAGAAGGGCGACATCATCCAGGCGTGTACGCAGTTCGAGGTGACGAATGGCCTGGGCTACAACGTGATGGTCGCCCATGCAATGCTGATCAATGGTCAGGAGACCATCGTCTACGAATCAGAGAGCAAGTCAGCTGGCCGGATCGTCATGCCTTGTGACTACGCAGGGGAAAATGTCACCCCCGGCATGCATCACGGCTACCGAGCCTTCGCGGGCACGGTCTTGGTCGACTGGGTCGGCAGCGCCTGGATTAGTGTAGTGATCTATGCGGCGAGCACTGCCGCCGGGGCTCGGAGCATGCTGGAGGTCAACTATTCCTACGGGGGGCTGAGTACGGTGGTGCTGAGGAACTAGTTCTTGTCCTGTGAAGGCGCAGTCCCTCTACCAGCTCGGCTGGCTGAAAGCTCGGCTGAGCGGCCAGGACACCCGCAAAGTGGGTTGCCCTGGTCCGCTCGAATTCGAGCTCGATCTCAAGGCTTCAAGCCGGCTGACACCAAGAGGGCGGAGGCACCGGCACGCAAGGACCACCGAACTGGCAGTCGTAACACTCGCAGGTCCTGGTATCGCAGATGATGATGTTGCTCGTCGGGCCCTCAGGAGCAGCCTCGCCGCTGATCGACAAGAAGGCCGGTTGAGTCGCCGTGGGGTCGTCAAGGAATGCAGCGGGGACTGCCTGGGGTACCGCAACGGCGTCGGCCGCTGCAGTGTCGGCAATCGGGGTGAGGGCTGCGTTGGACGTGAAATCAGCGGCCGTAGCGCTACCCATGGCAGCCAAAAAAACAACGGCCAGCAAGCAAAAACAGACTCTCTTCACGGCGTTCTCCTTCTCGGTTGACGGTCCTCCAGGAGCCTGCTGAAAGACTCGCGCTGAGTCTTATTCTGCAGAGCACCTACTTCAAAGTGCTTCGATGATACCCCGATTCTGTAGCCAAGAAATGTCAAGAAATAGATATCAATACACTAAGTTTCAAGCGTAAACCCAATTTCACCTCCTCATCAAGCCTCGAGGCTGCCCAACAGGCGCTCGCGAAGGATCCCCTGGCGCGCAGCCTTAGAGCGGAGGGTGGCACCCACCTTCTGATTCCTCACCCCCGGTCCCGCAGCAGCTCCCTCAACTCCCGGTAAAAACCCTCTCCCAGCTTCTTCCGCACCCGCTCCCGCTGCTCTTCGTTGAGGACTTCTTGCGAGGTCGACGACGGGCGGATGGGGGAAGCAGCGGAGGCTTTCCAGGATTCTTCTTGCGTGATCAGGGTGGGGGCAGCCTGGGCGTAGCGTTCCAGGAGGCTGGGTTGCCAGGGGAGGCCGAGGTCGCGGAGCAGGCGTTGGAGGACGGGTTCGGGGTCGGTGGTGAGCTCTTCGTAGAGGATGAAGTGGTCGTGGGGCCCATCACCACGGGCTGCTTCGAGGCGGAGGATGGAGAGGGAGACATCGGTCTTCCAGCGGTGGATGCATTCGTCCAGGGTGTAGGCGCGCTCCCAGCTTTTGGAGGCCTTGAAGAGGGAGGCCAACACCTCCAGGCCGTCGCGGAGGACGTGGACGAAATCGGTGCGCGGGGGCGGCTCGGCCAGGGATTCGAGGAACGGCAGATAGCGCAGGTGCATAGGGGTCTTCTCGATCCAGCCGGACTTGCCCCGCCGTAGGGCCAGCTGATCCAGGACCTGGAGAAAGCGGCGGGCCGCCGGACGGGTCCGGAACGGCAGCCGCGGGAGCAGGCGGAGGGAATCATCGAACCAGGCCGCCGCCTCCGGGGGAGCCTCGTCGTTCTCCGCCAGGAAGGCGTGGAGCCGCGGGGCGGGGTTGTGGGCCAGCAGCGCCCTCGGGAGCCCGGGCAGGCCAGGAATCCTGGGCAAGGGCCGAAAGTGGCGGGAGAAGAAATGGCTTTCGGTGAAGGAAGTGAGCTGGTCGTGGGCCGCCAGCAGGCTTTGCACCAGGGTGGTGCCGGAGCGGGGGGCGCCGACCACGAAGATGCGGCGTTCGATTCTTCCTTCGCCAGCGCTCACTTCAGCAGCGGTCACCGCTCAGGCCTCTCCGCCGGCGGGTGCGCCGGGCTTGACCGCCACCACGGTGAAGAAGGGGCGGAGGAAGGGCAGCAGCCACTCCACCGCTCCCACCGGGCCGCGGCCGTAGCCGCCGCGGAAGAGCAGGGTCTGGCAGCGGAAGCCGACGCGGGTCAGGAAGTCCCAGACCTCGCGGGTGGTGTACTCCCGCACGTGGCCCATGTGGCCGAGGGAGCGGAGCTTCTCGTATTGCGAGTAGCCCCCCGGGGACACCGCGTGGCCCTGGTTGCGCAGCAGCAGGTTGCGCAGGCCGCGGAGAGAGCGCAGATTGGGGGTGGAGAGGAGCAGCCGGCCGCCGGGGGCGAGGACGCGCAGCACTTCCTCCAGGGTGAAGATGGGATCGATGCGCAGGTGCTCGAAGATCTCGTTGAAGAGCACCACGTCGAAGCTGTCGTCCGGGAAGGGCATGGGCTCCGTTTCGACATCGCAGCGGAGCACGTCCAGGCCGAGTCTCTCGATGGCGCCGGCGAAGCGCTGGGGGGCCACGTCGAGGGCGTGGACCCGATACTCCTGGGCCGCCAGCGCCGCGGTGAGGAGCAGCGGCACGGCGCCGACTTCCAGCACCCGGGCGCCGGGGGCGGCGTGCTCTTCCAGCAGCCGGAGGTCGAGGGCCAGGCGCTGCTGGTGGCCCCGGCGGTACTGCTCGAACCAATCCTCGAGCGCCGGGTCGTCAGGCGCCAGGTCGGCGGCGGCGTGCTCCAGGAGCTGCAAATGACGCTCCCCAGCCTCGTGGGCCAGGGCCCGCATCTCGACCTGCGGCGAGCTCCACCAGCGTAGCC
Proteins encoded:
- a CDS encoding sulfotransferase, which translates into the protein MTAAEVSAGEGRIERRIFVVGAPRSGTTLVQSLLAAHDQLTSFTESHFFSRHFRPLPRIPGLPGLPRALLAHNPAPRLHAFLAENDEAPPEAAAWFDDSLRLLPRLPFRTRPAARRFLQVLDQLALRRGKSGWIEKTPMHLRYLPFLESLAEPPPRTDFVHVLRDGLEVLASLFKASKSWERAYTLDECIHRWKTDVSLSILRLEAARGDGPHDHFILYEELTTDPEPVLQRLLRDLGLPWQPSLLERYAQAAPTLITQEESWKASAASPIRPSSTSQEVLNEEQRERVRKKLGEGFYRELRELLRDRG
- a CDS encoding class I SAM-dependent methyltransferase, with protein sequence MSRRLRWWSSPQVEMRALAHEAGERHLQLLEHAAADLAPDDPALEDWFEQYRRGHQQRLALDLRLLEEHAAPGARVLEVGAVPLLLTAALAAQEYRVHALDVAPQRFAGAIERLGLDVLRCDVETEPMPFPDDSFDVVLFNEIFEHLRIDPIFTLEEVLRVLAPGGRLLLSTPNLRSLRGLRNLLLRNQGHAVSPGGYSQYEKLRSLGHMGHVREYTTREVWDFLTRVGFRCQTLLFRGGYGRGPVGAVEWLLPFLRPFFTVVAVKPGAPAGGEA